A portion of the Granulosicoccus antarcticus IMCC3135 genome contains these proteins:
- a CDS encoding MotA/TolQ/ExbB proton channel family protein produces MNSGDPIFIHRHHFLQIWMLLLSIILFGLYVAWDQRYLALILDLDRSYMAPLTMALVLAASAHCGWHIAHFSSHIAQLQAWLDGHSTQPDDSPPFLQIYLDDLDTLYSGQNQQSPDDNIVDIHADRIRSSVDLGWFFVDLAVRLGLLGTIIGFILIFASLTDINIEGGDDLKNLLIAMSGGMGTALLTTLTGLLGASILNFQYLILGRETEHLAGLLLRVKNHRHANLRSAQNQTPAGETSSLPASTGQAAP; encoded by the coding sequence ATGAACTCTGGTGACCCCATCTTCATTCATCGTCACCATTTCCTGCAGATCTGGATGCTGTTGCTCAGCATTATTCTATTCGGTCTGTATGTCGCCTGGGATCAACGCTATCTTGCGCTGATACTGGACCTGGATCGCAGCTATATGGCACCGCTGACCATGGCTCTGGTACTGGCAGCAAGCGCGCATTGCGGCTGGCATATTGCTCATTTCTCCAGCCATATTGCGCAACTGCAGGCATGGCTTGACGGACACAGCACTCAACCGGACGATAGCCCGCCTTTTCTGCAAATCTATCTGGACGATCTGGATACGCTCTATTCAGGGCAGAACCAGCAAAGCCCCGATGACAACATTGTCGACATCCATGCGGACCGGATCCGCAGTTCGGTCGACCTTGGCTGGTTCTTCGTCGACCTTGCCGTGCGGCTCGGCCTGCTCGGCACTATCATCGGATTCATACTGATATTCGCATCCCTGACCGATATCAATATCGAAGGCGGCGATGATCTGAAAAATCTGCTTATCGCGATGAGTGGCGGCATGGGAACCGCCTTGCTCACGACATTGACGGGCTTGCTGGGCGCCAGCATCCTGAACTTTCAGTATCTGATTCTGGGCCGGGAAACCGAACACCTGGCAGGTTTGCTCCTACGGGTGAAGAATCATCGACACGCCAATCTTCGTTCTGCACAGAACCAAACACCAGCTGGCGAGACATCATCATTGCCTGCCTCGACAGGGCAAGCAGCTCCGTGA
- a CDS encoding AAA family ATPase, translating into MISDEQHEDWRQAAQSVNASVAKAVIGQESLISLITVALLARGHVLLEGDVGVGKTTVLRAFARVVGGDFERVEGTIDLMPNDLVYHTYVDSEGQPRIDPGPLLHHGESLTTFFFNEINRARPQVQSLLLRAMAERSVSAFNKEYRFPHMTVFADRNKVEKEETFELASAARDRFMFELNMATPVDDAIRSPLIFDPAYHDVDQLLDLCQAGICRGDQLNQIGAAIQQHVKASPTIETYALQIWRATEKPHDYGVSIDGVDMHRLILAGVSPRGMSALLRAARVVAWMAGRDFLIPEDLHAVLPSALAHRVFFTPVYELRRADIAPALIAGIMQGVASP; encoded by the coding sequence TTGATATCAGATGAACAGCACGAGGACTGGCGTCAGGCCGCTCAATCCGTCAATGCAAGTGTGGCCAAAGCCGTTATCGGACAGGAATCTCTGATCAGTCTGATTACGGTTGCATTGCTGGCTCGTGGACATGTACTGCTGGAAGGTGATGTCGGCGTTGGCAAGACAACCGTGCTGCGTGCCTTCGCCAGAGTGGTTGGCGGTGATTTCGAGCGTGTGGAAGGTACCATTGACCTGATGCCCAATGATCTGGTCTACCACACGTATGTGGACTCGGAAGGACAGCCGCGTATCGACCCCGGTCCATTGCTGCATCACGGCGAGTCTCTGACCACGTTCTTCTTTAACGAAATCAATCGTGCCAGACCTCAAGTGCAATCCTTGTTGCTCAGAGCCATGGCAGAGCGCTCTGTTTCTGCCTTCAACAAGGAATACAGATTCCCTCATATGACGGTATTCGCTGATCGAAACAAGGTGGAGAAGGAGGAGACCTTCGAACTCGCATCGGCGGCGCGAGATCGCTTCATGTTCGAACTCAACATGGCGACACCGGTTGATGACGCTATTCGTTCACCCCTGATTTTCGACCCCGCCTACCACGATGTAGATCAGTTGCTGGATCTCTGCCAGGCAGGTATTTGTCGAGGTGATCAGCTCAATCAGATCGGTGCAGCCATTCAGCAGCATGTCAAAGCCAGCCCCACCATCGAAACCTATGCTCTGCAAATCTGGCGGGCAACGGAAAAGCCTCATGACTATGGAGTCTCCATAGATGGTGTTGATATGCACCGGCTGATCCTTGCGGGAGTCAGTCCACGTGGCATGAGCGCATTGCTGCGTGCTGCCCGAGTGGTAGCCTGGATGGCGGGTAGAGATTTTCTGATTCCCGAAGATCTGCATGCGGTACTTCCATCAGCACTGGCGCACCGTGTATTTTTCACTCCTGTTTACGAATTACGACGTGCCGACATCGCCCCGGCCCTGATTGCCGGAATCATGCAGGGCGTCGCCTCCCCTTGA
- a CDS encoding beta-propeller fold lactonase family protein, with protein sequence MNTPSDKTPRLLMLLSLWVFSSACLAEASQAFVTNQGSNSVSVIDTLDHRVIKTIAVGKEPAGISVCPQGDEAYVSNPGDATLSVINIDTLEVSRTFAAGEGPLAIVCSSSSVYVADWYTHSVSSYDRQTDKLNRKLDVGTSPSGLTLSSNEDRLYVTNRDSDNLMEIDTSSMTLSRTVTTGHRPFGVTLDQTGKRLYTANVQSNSVTVIDVDSFTELAEVAVGDRPYAVALGLGNTRAFVTNQYDESISVIDTDTLEVIQLIEVGEYPEGISALSDDRYLYVANWFSNSVSLIDAQTNSVIETIDVEDGPRAYGNSIAH encoded by the coding sequence ATGAACACACCCTCGGACAAAACACCGCGTTTACTCATGCTGTTGAGTCTGTGGGTCTTTTCATCCGCCTGCCTGGCTGAGGCCTCGCAGGCTTTCGTGACCAATCAGGGTTCCAACTCAGTCTCCGTCATTGACACCCTTGATCATCGTGTCATCAAGACCATCGCCGTGGGCAAGGAGCCAGCTGGAATCAGTGTCTGCCCGCAAGGCGACGAGGCCTACGTCAGCAACCCCGGAGATGCGACTCTGTCGGTCATCAACATCGACACACTTGAAGTAAGCAGGACTTTCGCAGCAGGTGAAGGCCCACTGGCCATCGTCTGCTCCAGCTCCTCTGTCTATGTTGCCGACTGGTACACACACTCCGTATCAAGCTATGACAGACAGACTGACAAACTGAACAGAAAACTGGATGTCGGCACATCACCCTCGGGACTGACACTGTCCTCTAACGAGGACAGGCTTTACGTCACCAATCGAGACAGCGATAACCTCATGGAGATCGACACAAGCTCCATGACACTGAGCCGCACTGTTACCACTGGCCACCGCCCCTTTGGAGTGACGCTGGATCAGACCGGCAAACGACTCTACACCGCCAATGTACAGAGCAATTCTGTCACCGTCATCGATGTTGACAGCTTTACCGAACTGGCAGAAGTAGCGGTCGGTGATCGCCCCTACGCCGTGGCGCTCGGCCTTGGTAATACACGTGCCTTCGTCACCAATCAATACGATGAATCGATTTCAGTCATCGATACCGACACGCTGGAAGTGATCCAGCTTATTGAAGTGGGGGAATACCCCGAAGGCATTTCAGCCTTGTCAGATGATCGCTACCTGTATGTGGCCAACTGGTTCAGCAATAGTGTTTCTCTGATTGATGCACAAACCAACTCAGTCATCGAAACCATAGATGTAGAAGACGGCCCTCGCGCCTATGGAAATTCAATAGCACATTAA
- a CDS encoding c-type cytochrome, with amino-acid sequence MNKVQTLALCLFVLSPTFANASEGDVPQYVVEDGKVDKATYNGYRRFHGTCHACHGQDALGSSIAPALVESLKTMDYETFKKTVYEGRQTTDASGAVNAMPSFAIDKNITKHLDDIYRYLSARAADALPPGRPEKIPKKKS; translated from the coding sequence ATGAACAAAGTCCAAACACTCGCACTATGCCTTTTCGTTCTGTCGCCAACGTTTGCGAATGCTTCTGAGGGGGATGTGCCGCAGTACGTTGTAGAAGACGGGAAAGTCGACAAGGCAACCTACAACGGATATCGTCGTTTCCACGGTACGTGTCATGCCTGTCACGGTCAGGATGCCTTGGGTAGTAGCATTGCCCCGGCTCTGGTTGAATCGCTGAAAACCATGGACTACGAAACATTCAAGAAAACCGTGTACGAAGGTAGACAGACAACCGATGCCTCCGGAGCCGTAAACGCCATGCCATCGTTTGCCATTGACAAGAATATTACCAAGCATCTGGATGATATCTATCGATACCTCTCGGCTCGTGCCGCAGATGCTCTACCGCCAGGGCGTCCAGAAAAAATCCCCAAGAAGAAATCCTGA
- a CDS encoding tetratricopeptide repeat protein: MSELLSQSVRAINADQTHPRGQWFFGISMGLLPAILIAFHLIDRLPASRYIDAMAKGQYSRAGELLQSEVTNNNPEARNSLGNLHYLGMGVDRNYRNAALQYHAAAKQGFAAAQLNLAHLYNQGLGVRKDAERAFGWYTHAKIAGNPWAENYLSQLSSELTLTPLQMAAAKTKWHRLDQLSAEPL, encoded by the coding sequence ATGTCTGAGTTACTCAGCCAGTCTGTCAGGGCAATCAATGCCGATCAAACCCACCCGCGAGGGCAATGGTTCTTCGGTATTTCGATGGGGCTGCTTCCCGCGATTCTGATCGCCTTTCATCTGATTGATCGCCTGCCCGCTTCCCGCTATATCGATGCCATGGCGAAGGGGCAATATTCTCGTGCTGGCGAACTGCTGCAAAGCGAAGTTACCAATAACAACCCCGAGGCACGCAACTCACTGGGCAATCTGCATTATCTGGGCATGGGAGTAGATCGCAATTATCGCAACGCAGCCTTGCAGTATCATGCCGCAGCCAAACAGGGATTTGCAGCTGCCCAGCTGAACCTGGCCCATCTCTACAATCAAGGCCTGGGCGTGCGCAAGGATGCGGAAAGAGCCTTTGGCTGGTATACACACGCAAAAATAGCTGGCAACCCTTGGGCCGAAAACTATCTGAGTCAGCTTTCCAGCGAACTGACACTGACACCCTTGCAGATGGCGGCGGCCAAGACAAAATGGCACAGACTCGACCAGCTCTCTGCCGAGCCTCTATGA
- a CDS encoding quinoprotein dehydrogenase-associated SoxYZ-like carrier, protein MKNTREAVRACFQAMFFVLSLLVCVAQAQAQDDRWPQLRKAYFGDTLVTLGDDVITMDAPGRAHDAATVPITITVVDTERQVRKLYLFVDQNPLPLAGIFKFTEEAGLWHALETRIRINEYTHVRAVGVLANGELHMSERFVKAAGGCSAPAMADMDKAMARAGKMKLLLDEVNASDTLPFSEAVIKISHPNNSGMQFDQISRNYIPAFYVNHIKADIDGVEVLDVETNFSMSENPVIRLAFNGEMKATTLNVVAMDSKGNQYEKSASLTTRNTN, encoded by the coding sequence ATGAAGAACACTCGGGAAGCGGTCAGAGCTTGTTTTCAAGCAATGTTTTTCGTGCTCAGCCTGCTGGTTTGTGTCGCCCAGGCACAGGCACAAGATGATCGTTGGCCGCAATTACGCAAGGCGTATTTTGGCGATACACTCGTGACGCTGGGCGATGACGTCATTACCATGGATGCCCCTGGCCGGGCGCATGATGCGGCGACAGTGCCTATTACGATAACGGTTGTGGATACAGAGCGTCAGGTACGCAAGCTTTATCTGTTTGTCGATCAGAATCCTTTGCCGTTGGCCGGAATTTTCAAATTCACTGAAGAGGCAGGACTGTGGCATGCGCTGGAGACGCGTATCCGTATCAACGAATATACCCATGTGCGAGCAGTGGGTGTATTGGCAAATGGGGAATTACACATGAGCGAGCGATTTGTGAAGGCCGCAGGTGGTTGCTCTGCCCCGGCAATGGCCGATATGGACAAGGCAATGGCGCGTGCTGGCAAGATGAAACTATTGCTCGACGAAGTAAACGCAAGCGATACTCTGCCCTTCTCGGAAGCGGTGATCAAGATCAGTCATCCGAACAATTCGGGTATGCAGTTTGATCAGATATCCAGGAATTACATTCCGGCCTTTTATGTGAACCACATCAAGGCCGACATCGACGGTGTGGAAGTGCTCGATGTGGAAACCAACTTCTCCATGAGTGAGAACCCGGTCATTCGCCTGGCCTTCAATGGCGAGATGAAAGCGACAACCTTGAACGTTGTCGCCATGGACTCCAAAGGTAATCAGTACGAGAAGTCAGCCTCGTTAACCACTCGCAATACCAATTAG
- a CDS encoding methanol/ethanol family PQQ-dependent dehydrogenase — translation MIKSFARTTVIATLATVLAGVGTASANDEVKELSGNPANWAMQTGDYANTRYSKLDQITAENAKDLQPVWTFSTGVLRGHEGGPLVIGDTMYLHTPFPNRVYAMDLNEEGRIKWMYEPKQDPAVIPVMCCDTVNRGLAYGDGKIFLHQADTTLVALDVENGDVVWSVKNGDPGKGESGTAAPMVYNDKVFLGISGGEFGVHGSITAYNIADGSQAWRGYSTGPDDMTLMDPEKTTHLGQAVGVDSGTATWEGDQWKIGGGTTWGWFSFDPEENLIYYGTGNPSTWNPVQRPGDNRWSMTIFARDIDTGMTKWVYQMTPHDEWDFDGVNEMILVDQEIDGEDRKTLVHFDRNGFGYTMDRVSGELLVAEKFDPAVNWATHVDMKTGRPQVVAEYSTGQNGEDVNTTNVCPAALGSKDQQPAAYSPDTNLFYVPTNHVCMDYEPFEVEYTAGQPYVGATLSMFPAGKVTEDGTDNLGNFIAWDAAKGEIKWSIPEAFSVWSGALATAGNVVFYGTLEGHLKAINAETGEELYRFKTPSSIIGNVTTWEHDGKQYIGVLSGLGGWAGIGFAAGLSGDTDGLGAVGAYKSLSSYTALGGVLTVFAL, via the coding sequence ATGATAAAAAGCTTCGCCAGAACGACGGTGATAGCCACGCTGGCTACGGTACTTGCGGGAGTCGGTACCGCAAGCGCCAATGACGAGGTCAAGGAGTTGTCCGGCAATCCTGCTAACTGGGCTATGCAGACAGGCGATTACGCCAATACGCGCTACAGTAAACTGGATCAGATTACCGCTGAAAATGCGAAAGATCTGCAGCCTGTATGGACATTCTCGACCGGTGTCCTGCGTGGTCATGAAGGGGGGCCGCTGGTTATCGGCGACACCATGTACTTGCATACGCCGTTTCCTAATCGTGTTTATGCGATGGACTTGAACGAAGAGGGCCGCATCAAGTGGATGTACGAGCCCAAGCAGGATCCGGCGGTCATTCCGGTCATGTGCTGCGATACCGTCAACCGTGGACTTGCTTATGGCGACGGGAAGATATTCCTGCACCAGGCTGACACGACACTCGTGGCGCTGGATGTCGAGAATGGGGACGTCGTCTGGTCAGTCAAGAACGGTGACCCGGGCAAAGGTGAAAGTGGTACGGCAGCACCGATGGTCTATAACGACAAGGTATTCCTGGGTATATCCGGTGGTGAGTTTGGTGTTCACGGCAGCATCACGGCCTACAACATTGCAGATGGTTCACAGGCATGGCGTGGCTATTCCACGGGTCCTGATGACATGACTCTGATGGATCCTGAAAAGACCACACATCTGGGACAAGCTGTGGGCGTCGACTCAGGCACCGCAACTTGGGAAGGTGACCAGTGGAAGATCGGTGGTGGCACAACCTGGGGCTGGTTCTCCTTTGATCCGGAAGAAAATCTGATCTATTACGGCACCGGTAATCCAAGTACCTGGAACCCTGTACAGCGACCGGGCGACAATCGCTGGTCAATGACAATCTTTGCTCGCGACATCGACACTGGCATGACCAAGTGGGTCTACCAGATGACGCCACACGATGAGTGGGATTTTGATGGTGTCAACGAGATGATTCTGGTTGATCAGGAAATCGACGGTGAAGATCGCAAGACGCTGGTTCACTTTGATCGTAACGGTTTTGGCTACACCATGGATCGCGTTAGTGGTGAATTGCTGGTTGCCGAAAAGTTTGATCCGGCTGTCAACTGGGCAACACATGTCGATATGAAGACTGGTCGTCCTCAAGTGGTTGCCGAATACTCAACCGGTCAGAATGGTGAAGATGTCAATACAACAAACGTCTGCCCGGCAGCACTGGGATCAAAAGATCAACAACCAGCAGCCTACTCGCCGGACACCAATCTGTTCTATGTACCAACGAATCACGTGTGCATGGATTACGAGCCGTTTGAAGTGGAGTACACAGCAGGACAACCGTACGTTGGTGCAACGCTATCCATGTTCCCAGCTGGCAAGGTTACCGAAGATGGTACCGACAACCTGGGTAACTTCATTGCCTGGGATGCTGCCAAAGGTGAAATCAAATGGTCTATCCCTGAAGCTTTCTCAGTCTGGAGCGGTGCTCTGGCAACGGCCGGTAACGTTGTTTTTTACGGCACGCTGGAAGGTCATCTGAAGGCTATCAATGCTGAAACGGGTGAAGAGCTGTATCGCTTCAAAACACCGTCTTCCATCATTGGTAACGTAACGACCTGGGAGCACGATGGCAAACAGTACATCGGTGTGTTGTCAGGCCTGGGCGGATGGGCCGGCATCGGTTTTGCTGCCGGTCTTTCCGGTGATACAGACGGTCTGGGTGCAGTAGGTGCCTATAAGTCACTGTCCAGTTACACCGCTCTGGGTGGTGTGCTGACGGTTTTTGCTCTGTAA
- a CDS encoding substrate-binding domain-containing protein, with translation MKIARIVVLLSVVVLATAASLTQAASTGRQALTTSHLRVCADPSNLPFSNKAGEGFENRIVELIGKELGREVLYTWFPQTTGFIRNTLKLRQCDLVSGITTTSETVQNTNPYYHSAYSIVYRKSLGEPLVTITDPRLKSLRLGIVAGTPPGDILAGQGLMGNIKPYHLLADTRRNAPARQAVLDVASGETDVAFIWGPIAGYFASQSEEPLVVTPLLNEDRRVRMNYRVSMAVRYNETDWKHEINEVLAKLQPQIDEILKEYGVPLLNDLGELRDSNP, from the coding sequence GTGAAGATTGCTCGAATCGTTGTCTTGCTGTCCGTGGTTGTTCTTGCCACGGCTGCCAGTCTGACGCAGGCAGCAAGTACCGGACGTCAGGCACTCACAACATCGCATTTGCGCGTTTGTGCCGATCCCAGCAACCTGCCTTTCTCCAACAAGGCGGGTGAGGGATTCGAGAACCGGATAGTGGAATTGATCGGCAAGGAGTTGGGGCGAGAAGTTCTATATACCTGGTTTCCCCAGACCACAGGCTTTATCAGAAATACATTGAAATTACGTCAGTGTGATCTTGTTTCAGGCATCACAACGACCAGCGAGACGGTTCAGAATACTAATCCGTACTATCACTCTGCGTATTCGATTGTTTATCGAAAATCACTGGGTGAGCCACTTGTCACGATCACGGACCCGCGGCTGAAATCGTTACGACTGGGAATCGTGGCAGGCACACCCCCTGGCGATATTCTTGCGGGTCAGGGCTTGATGGGAAACATCAAACCTTATCATCTCCTTGCAGATACTCGGCGTAATGCGCCCGCCAGGCAGGCAGTGTTGGATGTGGCTTCAGGAGAGACCGATGTTGCGTTTATCTGGGGGCCGATAGCTGGCTATTTTGCGAGTCAGTCAGAAGAGCCGCTGGTGGTCACGCCATTGTTGAACGAAGATCGCAGAGTTCGCATGAATTACCGCGTATCGATGGCCGTACGATACAACGAGACAGACTGGAAACACGAGATCAATGAAGTGCTGGCGAAGCTGCAACCGCAGATCGACGAGATACTCAAAGAGTACGGCGTGCCATTACTGAATGATCTTGGGGAGTTGCGAGATAGCAATCCATAA
- a CDS encoding rhodanese-like domain-containing protein, which translates to MTLLLCLGCFSVMAVEEPAEYRMERYDDEVPDTLSGAVRISAVEALELQQDKGAVIVDVIPEHRQPEELPEDQLWLPVPHEGVAGAVWLPDVGYGLLSVVTETYFRTHLEKLTEGDLKHALVFYCRTNCWMSWNAAKRALEYGYSSVFWLAEGIEDWKFEGYELEMLEPAEGKRQTDR; encoded by the coding sequence TTGACGTTATTGCTGTGTCTGGGTTGTTTCTCTGTCATGGCGGTGGAAGAGCCTGCCGAATACCGGATGGAACGGTACGATGACGAGGTGCCAGATACCTTGTCTGGAGCGGTACGTATTAGCGCCGTTGAAGCGTTGGAATTGCAGCAAGACAAGGGCGCGGTGATCGTGGACGTCATTCCCGAACATCGGCAGCCGGAAGAGTTGCCGGAAGACCAGTTATGGTTGCCGGTCCCGCATGAAGGCGTTGCTGGTGCGGTGTGGTTACCCGACGTGGGTTACGGCCTGTTGTCAGTAGTGACGGAGACCTATTTCAGGACTCATCTGGAAAAATTGACTGAAGGCGATTTGAAACATGCGCTGGTTTTCTATTGCCGGACAAACTGCTGGATGTCCTGGAACGCCGCCAAACGTGCTTTGGAATATGGTTATTCTTCGGTGTTCTGGTTGGCTGAGGGTATAGAAGACTGGAAGTTCGAAGGGTATGAGCTGGAAATGCTGGAGCCTGCAGAAGGAAAACGTCAGACAGATCGTTAA
- a CDS encoding quinoprotein relay system zinc metallohydrolase 2 — protein sequence MLCRIQESFNVSFPPVRHVLFWLVFSLPGMNANADTEVGPATDSEVVTEDVDGFTVNEVAAGVYLHQGRHEQMSVSNRGDIVNSGFIIGTDAVAVIDPGGSVQNARLLSKLIRAHTSLPVRYVVLTHIHPDHMAGVSAFPATSKVIAHRHYPRALAQRGNFYYERFSTLFGGNIVEGLRVPDILVDESMRIDLGGRLLSISAHSTGHTDNDLSVFDHTTKTLFASDLLFAQRTPSLDGSLAGWLDVLRSIKNEDYALVIPGHGRPGTWQEVATPQIRYLNALQHRVSSDLERGLTLSEAIEAGMQETNEEGWQLFEEIHPTNITKAYTELEWD from the coding sequence ATGCTCTGCAGGATTCAAGAATCGTTCAATGTATCGTTCCCGCCTGTGCGCCATGTGTTGTTCTGGCTTGTGTTCAGTCTGCCAGGCATGAATGCGAACGCAGACACCGAAGTGGGGCCAGCGACTGACTCAGAAGTCGTCACGGAAGATGTTGACGGTTTCACTGTAAACGAGGTGGCAGCGGGTGTATACCTGCATCAAGGACGTCATGAGCAGATGTCAGTGTCCAACCGTGGTGATATCGTCAATAGCGGATTCATCATCGGTACGGATGCGGTTGCCGTGATTGACCCGGGCGGCAGCGTACAGAACGCCCGCTTGCTGAGCAAACTCATCAGAGCTCATACCTCGTTACCGGTGCGATATGTGGTGCTGACTCACATCCATCCCGATCATATGGCCGGGGTATCAGCTTTTCCTGCGACCAGTAAAGTGATTGCACACAGGCATTACCCGAGAGCTTTGGCACAGCGTGGTAATTTTTACTACGAACGATTCTCCACATTATTTGGTGGAAATATTGTGGAGGGCTTGCGTGTGCCGGACATTCTTGTCGACGAGAGCATGAGAATCGATCTGGGTGGGCGTCTGTTAAGCATCAGCGCTCATTCGACCGGGCATACGGACAACGACCTGAGTGTGTTTGATCACACGACGAAAACCTTGTTTGCCTCGGATCTGCTTTTTGCTCAGCGTACTCCGTCGTTGGATGGCAGTCTTGCCGGATGGCTGGATGTTTTGCGCAGCATTAAGAATGAAGACTACGCACTCGTGATTCCCGGGCATGGGCGCCCCGGCACTTGGCAAGAGGTTGCTACGCCTCAGATTCGGTATTTAAATGCATTGCAACATCGCGTGTCCAGTGACCTCGAACGTGGCCTCACTCTCTCGGAGGCTATTGAGGCTGGCATGCAGGAAACCAACGAGGAGGGATGGCAGCTTTTCGAAGAAATACATCCGACGAATATTACAAAGGCCTATACAGAACTGGAGTGGGATTAG
- a CDS encoding DUF58 domain-containing protein has protein sequence MSPVSEFVYRIPGKPGSSRPGAHRSNARGPGLAFANYVRLIDQPDPRRLDLRASIRSVNRDWLVRATRQQSATVIQAIVDVSASMSFGSPVSKLDVAADFMESLGHSAFGYGDALGMVAFDHEPREDLTLTARTGRGVGMIMADILRSHSSAAQSKNNATPMQPQSLNASAFQVSHGASMVFLLSDFHWPLEYLEDTLDLLSHVTVIPIVIWDKNETQPPAAGRWLRTRDSESGKQHNLLMRKSTIRQWQENVSQKRTAINTLFAAHAITPLYMEAGFDAEHLTRYFLETAL, from the coding sequence ATGAGCCCTGTATCAGAGTTCGTCTATCGCATACCCGGTAAGCCGGGCAGCAGTCGACCAGGTGCGCATCGCAGTAATGCTCGGGGGCCAGGGCTTGCATTTGCCAATTATGTCCGCCTGATAGACCAGCCTGACCCGCGCAGACTCGACCTGCGGGCCAGCATACGCAGCGTGAACCGTGATTGGCTGGTGCGGGCGACACGCCAACAATCAGCCACGGTCATTCAAGCGATAGTCGATGTGTCAGCCTCCATGTCTTTCGGCTCACCCGTCAGCAAACTGGATGTCGCGGCAGACTTCATGGAATCACTTGGCCATAGTGCATTCGGTTATGGCGATGCGCTGGGAATGGTTGCCTTCGATCATGAACCGCGCGAGGATCTGACACTAACTGCCAGAACCGGCCGCGGTGTGGGCATGATCATGGCAGATATCTTGCGCTCGCACAGTTCGGCAGCCCAAAGCAAAAACAACGCTACCCCCATGCAGCCACAATCGCTCAATGCCAGCGCCTTCCAGGTCAGTCATGGCGCGTCAATGGTTTTTCTATTATCCGACTTTCACTGGCCGCTGGAATACCTGGAAGACACGCTGGATCTGCTCAGTCACGTCACCGTCATACCTATCGTCATCTGGGACAAAAACGAGACTCAGCCACCTGCGGCAGGCCGATGGCTGCGTACCCGTGACAGTGAGTCCGGCAAACAGCACAACCTGCTCATGCGCAAATCAACCATCAGACAATGGCAAGAAAACGTGAGTCAGAAACGAACGGCGATCAACACTCTGTTTGCGGCACACGCCATCACACCTTTGTACATGGAAGCAGGCTTTGATGCAGAACACCTGACACGCTATTTCCTGGAGACCGCACTGTGA
- a CDS encoding SRPBCC family protein, with the protein MPKLLVKLCLAVCLLSTSTFLSAHGPTRKKVTETIQINVPASEVWEIIGDFGSADVWLPMVTGIESEGGNEPKAKRTLILAPDVKVYEELKKHSDEKMSYTYKIPVKTHDVAILPVNNYSSTISVKDSGTGSIVTWKGAFYRGYPNNDPPAELNDDAAIAAVTGLYKAGLEHLKTLAESQ; encoded by the coding sequence ATGCCCAAACTACTAGTCAAGCTGTGCCTCGCTGTCTGTCTCCTGTCGACATCAACATTCCTGTCAGCACACGGGCCTACCCGCAAGAAGGTCACAGAAACCATCCAGATCAACGTACCAGCCAGTGAGGTGTGGGAAATCATCGGAGACTTTGGCAGTGCCGATGTCTGGCTGCCCATGGTCACCGGTATCGAAAGCGAGGGGGGCAACGAACCCAAGGCAAAACGAACACTCATTCTGGCACCCGATGTCAAGGTTTATGAAGAGCTGAAGAAACACAGCGATGAGAAAATGTCCTACACCTACAAGATTCCAGTCAAGACCCACGACGTAGCGATATTGCCGGTCAACAACTATTCCTCCACAATTTCTGTCAAGGATTCAGGTACTGGCAGCATCGTCACCTGGAAGGGTGCGTTCTATCGTGGCTACCCGAACAATGATCCACCGGCAGAGCTCAATGATGATGCAGCCATTGCGGCTGTCACAGGTCTCTACAAAGCAGGTCTGGAACATCTGAAGACACTCGCCGAAAGCCAATAA